A single genomic interval of Sphingobium sp. EM0848 harbors:
- a CDS encoding oxidoreductase: MKTWFVTGASSGFGRALVQEILARGDQVVAAARQPKDVAMLAEISVERLLPVQLDVTNAQEIKASITAALDRFGAIDVLINNAGYGFLSTIEEADEEAVQRQFNTNLFGPAALMRAVLPEMRARRSGFIVNISSTAGARGFAGSGYYSASKAALEALTEALAAEAAELGVRAMIVCPGPFRTDFFGRSINLPASEIADYATTMAQRRSYAASNGQQRGDPARGARIIVDTVLGDTPPLRLVLGGQAWPTIVKSLEAKIADLGWSEQVAPLADFPEGE, translated from the coding sequence ATGAAAACCTGGTTTGTCACCGGCGCCTCTTCCGGTTTCGGCCGCGCGCTGGTCCAGGAGATATTGGCGCGCGGCGATCAGGTCGTCGCCGCCGCGCGTCAGCCCAAAGATGTCGCCATGCTCGCGGAAATCTCTGTAGAACGGCTTCTTCCCGTCCAGCTTGATGTCACGAACGCACAGGAGATCAAAGCCAGTATCACCGCCGCGCTTGATCGTTTCGGCGCAATCGACGTGCTGATCAACAATGCGGGCTATGGCTTTTTATCCACCATTGAGGAGGCTGATGAAGAGGCAGTCCAGCGGCAATTCAATACCAATCTGTTCGGTCCCGCCGCCTTGATGCGCGCTGTGCTGCCGGAGATGCGGGCGCGCCGCTCCGGTTTCATCGTCAACATTTCCTCTACCGCCGGGGCACGGGGCTTTGCCGGGTCGGGCTATTATTCCGCCAGCAAGGCCGCGCTCGAAGCGCTGACCGAAGCGCTGGCGGCGGAAGCGGCGGAATTGGGCGTTCGGGCGATGATCGTCTGCCCCGGACCGTTCCGCACCGATTTCTTCGGCCGGTCGATCAACCTCCCCGCCAGCGAGATTGCCGACTATGCGACGACCATGGCGCAGCGCCGCTCCTATGCCGCCAGCAACGGCCAGCAGCGCGGCGATCCGGCGCGGGGTGCGAGGATCATCGTCGATACGGTGCTGGGCGATACGCCGCCCCTGCGTCTGGTGCTGGGCGGGCAGGCCTGGCCGACCATCGTGAAGTCACTGGAGGCCAAGATCGCTGACCTTGGCTGGAGCGAACAGGTCGCCCCGCTGGCCGATTTCCCCGAAGGTGAATGA
- a CDS encoding acyl-CoA dehydrogenase family protein, which translates to MARMGYGEEHDAFRHTVRSFLDREHEPHLRHYESMGGLDHAFWKKAGAAGLLGLAHTGEGDFTYYAIMAEELGRTAGSATTGSSLMSDVATYILVGHGTEAQKEKYLPGVLTGEWTQAMPLTEPGVGSDATAITATAIRDGDDYVINGEKYFISNGASANLLYVVAKTDPSKGGRGMSVIIVEADTPGVTQAKIPMIGWRQGDTGALNFDNVRVPATNLVGVEGGAMKILMDTFLEDRIQIAARCLGAASKALELTLDYVKQRKVFDQRVIDFQNSQFMLADCRADIRITETLVDTAMIRLRNKEFSFEDGAILKLWATQMEGRVLDRCVQLFGGAGLMDENPIARMWTASRIQRIYAGTDELQKVAIARGLLA; encoded by the coding sequence ATGGCGCGTATGGGCTATGGTGAGGAGCATGACGCCTTCCGGCATACGGTGCGGAGCTTCCTGGATCGCGAGCATGAACCTCATTTGCGCCACTATGAAAGCATGGGTGGGCTGGATCACGCATTCTGGAAGAAGGCTGGCGCAGCCGGATTGCTGGGCCTGGCCCACACTGGCGAGGGCGATTTCACTTATTATGCGATCATGGCCGAGGAACTGGGCCGGACGGCGGGTAGCGCCACGACCGGCAGTTCGCTGATGTCCGATGTCGCGACCTATATCCTCGTCGGCCATGGGACCGAGGCGCAGAAGGAAAAATATCTGCCCGGCGTGCTGACCGGAGAATGGACGCAGGCCATGCCGCTGACCGAGCCGGGGGTGGGCAGCGATGCGACCGCCATCACCGCCACGGCGATCCGGGACGGCGATGATTATGTCATCAATGGCGAGAAATATTTCATCTCCAACGGTGCCAGCGCCAATCTTCTCTATGTCGTTGCCAAGACCGATCCGTCCAAGGGCGGGCGTGGCATGAGCGTGATCATCGTCGAAGCGGATACGCCCGGCGTCACCCAGGCCAAGATCCCGATGATCGGCTGGCGGCAGGGCGACACTGGCGCGCTCAATTTCGACAATGTGCGGGTGCCCGCCACCAATCTGGTCGGCGTCGAAGGCGGCGCCATGAAAATCCTGATGGACACGTTTCTGGAGGATCGCATCCAGATCGCGGCGCGCTGTCTGGGGGCAGCGTCGAAGGCGCTGGAACTGACGCTCGACTATGTGAAGCAGCGCAAGGTGTTCGACCAGCGTGTCATCGATTTCCAGAACAGCCAGTTCATGCTGGCCGATTGCCGCGCCGATATCCGCATCACCGAAACCTTGGTGGACACCGCGATGATCCGGCTGCGGAACAAGGAGTTCAGCTTTGAGGATGGCGCGATCCTGAAATTATGGGCGACGCAGATGGAGGGGCGCGTGCTGGATCGCTGCGTGCAGCTTTTCGGTGGCGCGGGGTTGATGGATGAAAATCCGATTGCCCGTATGTGGACGGCCTCGCGCATCCAGCGCATCTATGCCGGGACCGACGAATTGCAGAAAGTCGCCATAGCGCGGGGCCTGCTCGCATGA
- a CDS encoding nitronate monooxygenase: protein MKNRFCDLVGVEFPLVAFSHCRDVVAAVSRAGGFGVFGATNGKMTPDQLKIELDWIDAHVDGKPYGLDIAVPENMADRDAHAVTTHMLEAQIPEGHRQFVDNLLGRYGIDTHTPVDADEDREISHFLDTAERMVDEGLRHPIKLFVNALGKPPRFMIDKCKAAGVPVGALIGSKDHALRQIDAGVDVLVAQGTEAAAHCGEVSTMVLVPEVVRMLEESGQDIPVLAAGGIVTGRQMAAAMTMGAAGAWTGSVWLTTAESDVHPAVRERLLAARSRDTLRSRAMTGKTARQLKSAWNEAWEGPESPGALPMPFQHLLTNRALQLAEKAVDGGNEAARALLTEGVGQGIGLVTSAKSARTVVQEFMEDFADALDRMHGWMDA from the coding sequence ATGAAGAACCGCTTTTGCGATCTGGTCGGGGTGGAATTCCCCTTGGTCGCTTTCAGCCATTGCCGCGACGTGGTGGCCGCTGTCAGCCGCGCGGGTGGCTTCGGCGTGTTCGGCGCGACCAACGGCAAGATGACGCCGGATCAGTTGAAGATCGAGTTGGACTGGATCGACGCCCATGTCGATGGCAAGCCCTATGGTCTCGACATCGCCGTGCCGGAGAATATGGCCGACCGGGACGCGCATGCCGTCACCACCCACATGCTGGAAGCCCAGATTCCCGAAGGGCACCGCCAGTTCGTCGATAATCTGCTCGGCCGATATGGCATCGACACCCACACCCCCGTCGACGCCGACGAGGACCGGGAAATCAGCCATTTCCTCGATACCGCCGAACGCATGGTGGACGAAGGGCTGCGCCATCCGATCAAATTGTTCGTCAACGCACTGGGCAAGCCACCCCGGTTCATGATCGACAAATGCAAGGCGGCAGGTGTGCCCGTGGGCGCACTGATCGGTTCCAAGGACCATGCCCTGCGCCAGATCGACGCAGGCGTCGATGTACTGGTCGCCCAAGGCACGGAAGCCGCTGCCCATTGCGGCGAGGTGTCGACCATGGTGCTGGTACCCGAAGTCGTCCGCATGCTGGAGGAAAGCGGCCAGGATATTCCCGTGCTGGCTGCCGGCGGCATCGTCACCGGGCGGCAGATGGCGGCGGCGATGACCATGGGCGCAGCCGGGGCGTGGACCGGGTCGGTCTGGCTCACCACGGCCGAAAGCGATGTGCATCCGGCGGTGCGCGAAAGGCTGCTCGCGGCCCGGTCGCGCGACACGCTGCGCTCGCGGGCAATGACCGGCAAGACCGCTCGCCAGTTGAAGTCGGCCTGGAACGAGGCATGGGAGGGGCCGGAAAGCCCCGGCGCGCTTCCCATGCCTTTTCAGCATTTGCTGACCAACCGCGCGCTGCAACTGGCGGAAAAGGCGGTCGACGGCGGCAATGAAGCGGCGCGCGCGCTGCTGACCGAAGGCGTGGGTCAGGGCATCGGCCTTGTCACCAGCGCCAAGTCGGCCCGCACCGTCGTTCAGGAATTCATGGAGGATTTCGCGGACGCGCTCGACCGGATGCACGGCTGGATGGACGCATGA
- a CDS encoding CaiB/BaiF CoA-transferase family protein — MSDRQGPLKGLRVVEFAGLGPGPFCGMLLADLGAQVVQIDRPNGSTAHYGLDPRRNLLHRGRLSAVIDLKDPAGVEAVLRLIEKADAVIEPNRPGVAERLGVGPEICLARNPRIVYGRITGWGQTGPRAHHAGHDINYIALSGALHSIGPADDVPTIPNNFVGDMGGGGLYLAFGILAAVYEAQRSGKGQVVDAAMIEGAALQLMGSLTMKANGLFTDRRASHYSDGASHFYNVYRTKDGKFLSVGAIEPQFYRAFREGLGVAHDPDFDRQMDPDAWPRLKQKVSAIIAQRTRDEWDRSFTGEACVAPVLASDELADDPHLTQRGSFTILDGQLQAAPGPKFSRTPGAIAHPPPQPGQDIDDIMKIWGVE, encoded by the coding sequence ATGAGCGACAGACAGGGGCCGCTGAAAGGCCTGCGCGTTGTGGAATTCGCCGGTCTGGGGCCGGGGCCGTTTTGCGGCATGCTGCTGGCCGACCTCGGCGCGCAGGTGGTGCAGATCGACCGGCCGAACGGATCGACCGCCCATTATGGCCTTGATCCGCGCCGCAACCTTCTGCATCGGGGGCGGCTTTCAGCCGTGATCGATCTCAAGGACCCCGCCGGCGTCGAAGCCGTCCTCCGCCTGATCGAGAAGGCCGATGCGGTCATCGAACCCAACCGTCCCGGTGTCGCTGAGAGGCTGGGCGTCGGGCCCGAAATCTGCCTCGCCCGCAATCCCAGGATCGTCTATGGCCGCATCACCGGCTGGGGGCAGACCGGCCCGCGTGCCCATCATGCGGGACATGACATCAATTATATCGCCCTCTCTGGTGCGCTGCACAGCATCGGCCCGGCGGATGACGTGCCCACCATCCCCAATAATTTCGTCGGGGATATGGGCGGCGGCGGGCTGTATCTTGCCTTCGGCATATTGGCGGCCGTCTATGAAGCGCAACGCTCCGGCAAGGGGCAGGTGGTCGACGCCGCGATGATCGAAGGGGCCGCGCTCCAGCTGATGGGGTCGCTGACGATGAAGGCGAACGGCCTCTTCACCGACCGGCGCGCCAGCCATTATTCTGACGGGGCTTCGCATTTCTACAATGTCTATCGGACGAAGGACGGCAAATTCCTCTCGGTCGGCGCGATAGAGCCGCAATTCTACCGCGCCTTTCGCGAAGGGCTGGGCGTGGCGCACGATCCCGATTTCGACCGTCAGATGGACCCGGATGCATGGCCCCGCCTCAAACAGAAAGTGTCCGCCATCATCGCCCAGCGGACGCGCGACGAATGGGACCGCAGCTTTACAGGGGAAGCCTGCGTCGCGCCCGTTCTCGCCAGCGACGAACTGGCCGATGATCCGCATCTGACGCAGCGCGGCAGCTTTACCATTCTCGACGGCCAGCTTCAGGCGGCGCCCGGTCCGAAATTCAGCCGGACACCCGGCGCCATCGCGCATCCGCCGCCGCAGCCCGGCCAGGACATCGACGACATCATGAAAATATGGGGAGTGGAGTGA
- a CDS encoding nuclear transport factor 2 family protein, translated as MNQGIQDDPELAVLAALLEEYRRQYDGSGGTLDRSKVEHLYQMDDAFTAYDVAPPLEGYIGWDQYAVGWYKVLEKYSEIRFVFREEPRIFRKGDVAWMSVSADWFGKSKSGDDFAKQFRMTLIWIRGDDGRWRITHEHGSSPRLYTLAGGEVV; from the coding sequence ATGAACCAGGGCATTCAGGACGATCCGGAACTGGCGGTGCTGGCCGCGCTGCTGGAGGAGTATCGGCGCCAATATGATGGAAGCGGCGGCACGCTCGACCGGTCGAAGGTCGAGCATCTCTACCAGATGGACGATGCCTTCACCGCCTATGATGTCGCTCCGCCGCTGGAAGGTTATATCGGCTGGGATCAATATGCGGTCGGCTGGTACAAAGTCCTCGAGAAATATAGCGAAATCCGTTTCGTCTTTCGTGAAGAGCCACGGATATTCCGAAAGGGCGATGTCGCCTGGATGTCGGTCAGCGCCGACTGGTTCGGTAAATCCAAAAGTGGCGATGATTTCGCCAAGCAGTTCCGCATGACGCTGATCTGGATACGCGGTGACGACGGCCGCTGGCGGATCACGCATGAACATGGTTCCAGCCCGCGCCTTTACACCTTGGCGGGAGGAGAGGTCGTATGA